CATCAGTAAAGAAGTGCTCGACTTTAAGGGGACCGAATTCTGAAGGGTCCTGAACTTTGGGATGCATGTACTCAACATCAAGTCCCTTTGCCCTGGCTATAAGAGACTGCACGCGGTCTTCGCTAACAAAAAGCCCTCCTTCGTCAAGAGCTGTCTGCCGGATAAGGGCATCCACTCTTCCTTCCCTGGAAAGCTTAATCTCCTCAAGACTTGGCTGAACCCCGCTAAACTTAAGTTGAATATCCCCCCTGTCTGCCAGCTTGCGAAGCTCAGAAAGTTCTTCAAGCCCTTTGAAACCTATTTCTCTGCCCTTATTCGCCTGAGCTTCAAGTTCCGATACAACAGCTTCGGGAATGATAACTTCAGCACTCCCAAACTCACCACTTTTAATTCGGGAAGAAAGCCTCCCGTCAATAATCACGCTTGTATCCGGAATGATTCTCCATATCCGCTTCTCATCAGCCATATAAATGGATATAGAGCCAGAAAGTATATAATAAAACTTCTGCTGCTTTTTTTCGGATGAATGAAGTTAAAAAAGCATAATTGATAAAAAACGAAGTTTTAAAAGATCCTGTGATAAAAAAGAATAAAATAGGGATGAAGAGGAGCAAAATACAACATAATAATTTGATTAATTATGATTTGAGAAAATCTCTCTTGATAAATTAAGGTTCAGTAAACATCCTCAGGCTCAAACACCTTTTCACCCACAACTTCTCCGTCAAGATTTCGATAGAAGCAGGACCTGTATCCCATATGGCAGGCCCCTCCAACCTGTTCCACAAGCAGGAGAACGGAATCCATATCGCAATCAATCCTGATTTCCTTTACTTTTTGCAGGTGCCCGGATGTTTCACCTTTTTTCCATAGCTTTTGCCGGCTGCGGCTCCAGAAATGGGCAATTCCTGTTTCAACCGTTTTTTCAAGAGCTTCCCGGTTCATGTAGGCACACATCAGAACCTCT
This window of the Methanosarcina mazei S-6 genome carries:
- the hisI gene encoding phosphoribosyl-AMP cyclohydrolase, which gives rise to MIDFGNLKYENGLIIGIVQDRASKEVLMCAYMNREALEKTVETGIAHFWSRSRQKLWKKGETSGHLQKVKEIRIDCDMDSVLLLVEQVGGACHMGYRSCFYRNLDGEVVGEKVFEPEDVY